DNA from Agathobaculum sp. NTUH-O15-33:
TCAGGGGTACGACGTGATCGTGATCGAGCCGGTGGACGCGGTATCGATGATCCAGTCGGCCAAAGAGGTGCTGAACGCCGGTATCAAGCTGATCTTGTTTGACACCCGTATGGAGGGCGTTGTGCCGGATGCGTTCATCACCTCCGACCTGTACCAGTTCGGTGTGATGCAGGTCGAGCATTTTGCCAAGCTGCACGGCGCGGATAAGGCCGCCAAGGTGGTTATGATCGACGGCTCGCCCGGCGATTTTACGGCCGAGCTGATGGCGCAGGGCGTGCGCGACACCATTGCAGACAAGTACCCGAATTATGAGATCGTTTACGAACAGCAGATTCAGGATTTCGACCGTGAAAAAGCAATGCGGGCAATGGAGGACGTGATCTCGGTAAACGGCGATACGATCAACGCCGTATTCTGCGCCAACGACGGTATGATGCTGGGCGCGTACAAGGCGGCAAAGAATGCCGGAATCGAAGAGAATATCACCTTTTACGGCGGCGACAACGATAAGGAGACCAATGAAATGATCCTAGCGGGCGCGCATAACATCTACGCGCTGGACCGCGGCGCGATCCAGCAGGGAGAACTGATCACGCAGGCGGCCTACGAGCTGGCGACCGGCGCGGAGCTGACCTATGACCAGAAGGAGGAGGACGGCTACAAGGTGATCATGTCCCAAAACATTATGGTGGGCTATGACAACATGGAACCCAGCAAGGTCCTATACCCGGAACTGTTTGAGTAAGTGCTTGCGGTCATAACAAATATATAGCAGGGTGGGGAGAAAGGAAGCACACATGAGCCATATCAAGATGGAGCACATCACAAAGCAGTTTCCGGGCGTGGTGGCGCTGAACGATGTAACGGTGGAGTTTGAACGTGGAACGATCACCGCGCTGTGCGGGGAAAACGGCGCGGGAAAATCGACGCTCGGCAAGGTGCTCGCGGGCATATACGACCATAAATCCTACGACGGCGCGATCTATGTGGACGGCAAGCAGGTGCAATTCCGCAACACGCTGGACGCGGAAAAGGAAAAGATCGTGCTGGTGCATCAGGAACTGAACCTGATCCCGGACCTGACGGTGGAGGAAAACGTGTTTCTGGGCGATTTTCCTGTGAAGATGGGCCACGTCGATTACGAAACCATGACCCGCCGCACGCTGGAAATCTTCGAGGAGCTGGACATCCATATCGACCCGAAGGAGACCGTGCGCAACCTGTCCACCAGCTTGCAGCAGATGGTTGAGATCACCAAGGCCATCGCGCGCGAGCCGGAGGTCGTTATCTTTGACGAGTCGACCAGCTCGCTGACAGCCAAGGAGATCGGTGTATTCTTCGCCATCCTGCGCAAGCTGCGCGACAAGGGGGTCACGCTGCTGTACGTCTCCCATAAGCTCGAAGAGGTGTTCGAGATCTGCGACCGCGTGGTCATTCTCAAGGACGGCGCTTATGTCAACGAAGCGCCGGTGAGCGAGATCGACCGTGACACGCTGATCACATGGATGGTCGGCCACGGCATGAGCGGGCAGTTCCCGCCGCACGACAAGGATCTGGTGCAGCACGGCAAGGTGCTGTTCGAGATAAAGGATTGGAGCGTCTACAAGACCGGCACGTCCAAATCGGAGGGCCTGAAAACCGTGGACGGCATGTCCTTTCAGGTGTGCGCGGGCGAAGTGGTGGGTCTTTACGGGCTGATGGGCGCGGGCCGCACGCGGCTGCTGAATTCGCTGTTCGACAGCGAACGCTATCCGCACGAAGGCCGGATCTTTGTAAACGGCAGGGAAGTGAAGAACCACACCGCCGTGGAGGCGATTAAAAACGGTCTGGGCTATGTCACCGAGGACCGGCGCAAGACCGGCCTGTGCCTGATCCACTCGGTCAGCGACAATATCCTGCTGGCCTCGCTGCGCAACTACGCCAACCGGCTCGGCTGCATCAGCGACAAGAAGGGCTCGGACGCGCGCGCGGACATGGTGAAACGGCTGAGCATCAAGGTGGCGAACGTGGACAGCTCGGTGGCCAAGCTGTCCGGCGGCAACCAGCAAAAGGTGATCTTCGCCAAGTGGCTGCTCAACAGCCCGCATGTGCTGCTGCTGGACGAGCCGACGCGCGGCATCGACGTGGGCGCGAAAAAGGAGATCTATTCCATCCTGCGGAAGCTGACCGAGCAAGGCGTCGGTATCGTGCTGGTCTCCTCGGAAATTCCGGAGGTCATGGGCGTGAGCGACCGGATACTGGTGGTCAAAAACGGCCGGATCGCCGCGGAGGTGGCCCGCGCGGAAGCAACCGAGGAGCTATTGCTCCATCATGCGATTGGAGGGTAAAGGTATGACGCTTTTAAGAAAGATCGATTGGAAAAAATACACCTCGGTCATTGGCTTGGTCTTGCTGTGCATCATTTCGATCATGCTCAACGACAGCTTTTTGACGCCGCGCAACCTGATGAACATCGTGCGTCAGCTGGCCGTGCCCGGCCTGCTGGCCATCGGCATGACCTACGTGATCATATCGGGCGGCATCGACCTTTCGGTCGGCGGCATCTGTGCGCTGGTCAGCTCGCTGTACGCGCTTTTGCTGCAAAAGGATGTGCCGTTCGCGGCGGCGCTTGTCTTGATGCTTGGCCTTGGACTTTTGCTGGGCCTGTGCTACGGTTTTTTTGTGGCCAAGGTGGGCATCCCGCCGTTTATTGTGACGCTGGCGGGCGTTAACGTATGCAAGGGCGTGGCGCTTGTACTGACAGGCAGCGCCGCGGTCGGCGTGACCGATCAGATGACGCTGGATATTGGCAGCGTCAACCTGTCGGCCATTCCGTCGCTCGTGCTGATCGCGCTTGCAGCGGTCTATTGTGTGTATGCGATGGCCAAGGGTGCGAAGGGAAAGGCCTTCCGCTGGGCCAACCTGATCTATTTAGCGATTCTGGCCTACTGCGCCTATGTGACGCTGCACAGCAA
Protein-coding regions in this window:
- a CDS encoding sugar ABC transporter substrate-binding protein; protein product: MKKRAITRIAAMMLGLTLALSACNGGDSGTGDPVQQGNEKNAAGDTIKIGVSNLSFKEPVYLFRQKGSEDKAAEYGNVQIDWQACDMNIATQKNTVENFIGQGYDVIVIEPVDAVSMIQSAKEVLNAGIKLILFDTRMEGVVPDAFITSDLYQFGVMQVEHFAKLHGADKAAKVVMIDGSPGDFTAELMAQGVRDTIADKYPNYEIVYEQQIQDFDREKAMRAMEDVISVNGDTINAVFCANDGMMLGAYKAAKNAGIEENITFYGGDNDKETNEMILAGAHNIYALDRGAIQQGELITQAAYELATGAELTYDQKEEDGYKVIMSQNIMVGYDNMEPSKVLYPELFE
- a CDS encoding sugar ABC transporter ATP-binding protein is translated as MSHIKMEHITKQFPGVVALNDVTVEFERGTITALCGENGAGKSTLGKVLAGIYDHKSYDGAIYVDGKQVQFRNTLDAEKEKIVLVHQELNLIPDLTVEENVFLGDFPVKMGHVDYETMTRRTLEIFEELDIHIDPKETVRNLSTSLQQMVEITKAIAREPEVVIFDESTSSLTAKEIGVFFAILRKLRDKGVTLLYVSHKLEEVFEICDRVVILKDGAYVNEAPVSEIDRDTLITWMVGHGMSGQFPPHDKDLVQHGKVLFEIKDWSVYKTGTSKSEGLKTVDGMSFQVCAGEVVGLYGLMGAGRTRLLNSLFDSERYPHEGRIFVNGREVKNHTAVEAIKNGLGYVTEDRRKTGLCLIHSVSDNILLASLRNYANRLGCISDKKGSDARADMVKRLSIKVANVDSSVAKLSGGNQQKVIFAKWLLNSPHVLLLDEPTRGIDVGAKKEIYSILRKLTEQGVGIVLVSSEIPEVMGVSDRILVVKNGRIAAEVARAEATEELLLHHAIGG
- a CDS encoding ABC transporter permease subunit — encoded protein: MTLLRKIDWKKYTSVIGLVLLCIISIMLNDSFLTPRNLMNIVRQLAVPGLLAIGMTYVIISGGIDLSVGGICALVSSLYALLLQKDVPFAAALVLMLGLGLLLGLCYGFFVAKVGIPPFIVTLAGVNVCKGVALVLTGSAAVGVTDQMTLDIGSVNLSAIPSLVLIALAAVYCVYAMAKGAKGKAFRWANLIYLAILAYCAYVTLHSKGVPYLALICITLILVFNFVLNHTVFGKGIYAVGGNIDVARMAGVKTVGVLIGVYVADAMLAALGGVLTAARLGAGSPTIGTNWELDAIAAVVIGGTSMTGGSGKLTKTVIGVLLIGVLNNMLSLMNVETNVQMIFKGLIILGAVVLDKVTSNQQR